The DNA region TCTGCCAAAATAAAATGAGCTCAAAATCTGGACTTGTACCAAACTCAAGTGATTGGGACATGTGGATAGTGGCTCTGCCgctctctaaaaaaaattaagcttCCAAGTGCgcgcttctttttcttctataaattGTTTTACTTCACAGCTTGTTGTCACACACAGTTCTAAAATTGAGTAAAACAGAACCTCCCCTGTTGCATTCACTCTAGTTTCAACTTATGGAGTGTATCTCTTACAAACATCCTTTTGTTTTCATGTTATGGCTTGTGCTCCTTAGTCCTCTCGTGTCCTCTCAACTTTATTATAATTTCTATGACACAACGTGTCCAAATCTGACCAGAATTGTTAGATACAATCTCTTGTCAGCTATGTCCAATGACACAAGGATTGCTGCTTCTCTCTTGCGCCTTCATTTCCATGATTGTTTTGTCAATGTAAATCAGCTGTTTGAATTTTAGCTATTCCTTTAAATTAAAGTAGTAATTTTAGATTAAATAGATTGTCAAGGCTAATTGGCTAATTTTACTTGTGCTTATTCTCTTATTTTCTCTATTACATATATAGGGATGTGATGGGTCTGTACTTCTGGATGATACCAGCACTCAAAAGGGTGAAAAAAATGCACTGCCTAATAAAAATTCAATCAGAGGATTTGAGGTCATTGACACAATCAAATCTGCATTAGAGAAAGCTTGTCCATCCACAGTGTCATGTGCTGATATACTTACTCTAGCAGCAAGAGAAGCTGTTTATCTTGTAAGAGACTAATTATTTGGACTAGCTAATTTTGCATGCAAAGAACTTATATCATATTGTTCAAGACAAAGGTGTTTGGCTGACAATTTTTTGTGGATCAAGAACAAACTATTTCAATCATGCATGCATGAGCATTGAAATCTTATTGCATGAGTACATCCAACTGATCAAGATTTTCTGTCTTCAAACGGTGTTTCAATTTCCTAGCCCACCAATAAAATCTTGTCATgtcaatttaaaaatatatgatTGGAGCAATTATGAACTTACATGGTGATTTTTAACTAACATATCAAAATCTTATTGGTGGGACATTAAATTGAAACATAGTTTGACACACCAGATTTCAATCCACATATTAAAACTgcttctttttttcatttttcagagTAGAGGCCCTTTTTGGTCTGTACCTCTTGGTCGTAGAGATGGCACAACAGCAAGCGAGAGCGAGGCAAATAACTTGCCATCACCCTTTGAACCTCTGGAAAACATTACTGCCAAGTTCATTTCCAAGGGTCTTGAAAAGAAGGATGTAGCAGTACTCTCAGGTTTAATTTGCTCCCTTCACATCAACTGTTCTTGGATTCTCTAGTGGTTCTGCAAAATGATATGTGCTTAAAACTTTTCATTGGTTCAATTTTTTACTAATCAATTTGAACCATTTAACATAAAATTCAAGGGCCAAGAATTTATAGCAGAGAGCCGAGCTGCGGAGAATATGGTTGTAGGCATGTAGCGGTTACTTGGTTAGCAATTAACCTTTTTTACGTTGTTTAATTCATGCAGGTGCCCACACTTTTGGGTTCGCTCAGTGCTTTACATTCAAGCCAAGGCTATTCGACTTTGGTGGCTCTGGTAAACCTGATCCAGCACTTGGTTCTTCACTTCTTCAAAATTTGCAGAAGCTATGTCCAAATCAAGAAGCTTCTGACACCAATTTGGTGCCTCTGGATTCTGTCACAACCAGCACATTTGATAACATGTATTACAGAAATCTTGTGAACAATTCAGGGCTACTTCAGTCAGACCAAGCTCTTTTGGGTGACAACACAACTGCTTCATTGGTCGCTAACTATAGCAAGTGGCCTGTTCTGTTCTTCAGAGACTTTGCTGTGTCTATAGAGAAAATGGGCCGTATAGGTGTACTCACAGGACAACAGGGGCAGATTAGAAAAAATTGTAGGGCTGTGAACTAGATATGTATGTTCTTCCTTTGTAGACTTGTATGAAACCATGCCTAAAATAAAATAGTCCTAATAGTTAGACATACTGTTCCAACTCGAAATCTAACTAACAACTTATTAGCTCTGGTTTTAACCGTTACAAACATCATTGTCGGCAGTTAAAAATCATCTCTAATACGAATGTTAGTTGGATGTCAAATAAAACAATATCTCAGTGTAATATTTTTGTAAATAAAAGTACAAATGTGTGATAATACTCTAGTTGTGGTGGCATGTGGACCAAAATAATATGtctctaatatttgtgtaaataaaaatacaaatatgTTATAATATTTTAGTATCCTAAAACTTGTCCTAATAAAATCTTTCTCTTTTAGACAATAGGAGTATAAATTAAAATGGTAGAGACCTAAGCCGTGAAAATTGCTTTACCATCCCGTgtaattaaaaaatgaggttGTCTTTGATCACATATGAGTGTGGTTTTACTCAATCTTGGATAGACTGATAGAATTTAAAATAAGTGGTTAAAgaatttcataactttttttcataagtttttaTCAAAGAATCATATTGGATTATAGGTCTCATGGATAATTTAGACAACTCCTTAAAAAGTTAATCATAttaatttgataattatatATAGACTATCATAATCCCTAATATATTTTAGTGAAgtctataataaataataatggaCTTGGACTGATTCCAAGTACAGCCCAAGCCCACCACATtgctttcaattttcaattttgttttgaccaaaaacaaaattttaaatGTTGAACCCCAAAAAAAGTTCAAATGAATAAATACCCGGGCGCGTGTTGGAATTTGCCGAATTGGGAATGCTTTGACAGTTAACAGAAATGGATgatgagaagaagagaagaggaaagaGCGTAGCGATTCTAATCTCCTCTGATGAAGACGAAGACGACGACACTGCTctcgaagaagaagatgatgatgaattcaTCGATTGCGATGCCGATGAAGCTTCTGAATCGGATGATCGTGATGTTGATGATGAGTCCAAATCAGATGACAGTGATATCGATGATGAATCCCGCTCCGATAAAGTTATCGCACTCCTTCAAGGTTCTGTAATTTGATTCTTGTACAAATGGAGTTAACAATCGGTGTGTTGATCAAGATAATTGAATTCAGTgttagtttgtttttttttttacagaaggAAAGGATATAGATTCCTTGAAATTAAACGAATGCAAAGCGTATTTGCGGAAACACGGCCTCAGGATTGCAGGAAATCGAGCGGTTTGCATTGCGAGGATTAGGGAACATTGGAGGTAACTCTCTACAATTTGATAAACCCTAATGTTGTATATTTGAGTCTTGGTTTGATGTCTAAATTTACATATGCTGATGTGCATTTCTGCTCATATAATCGTGGTGCATTTttcctagtttttttttcttgaactGGAACCAGAAGTATCTAACTTAATAGAGGATCTAAGTATTATGCTTGGTGTAGTAGAATCATGCTTGTGGTGGTGATGTTTAGCTCTAGTTGGAACCTGTGGGAAAATTTTGACTGAGCTCTGAGGATATGTAAGAAATGTTGTGTTGAGAACTAAGAAATGAGCATCAGGACGCGGGAGAGATTGTATGAAATGGAAAGGCTTATGATCATTTGTGGATGTCTAATGTCTTCATTTTCATTCTTCtatagaagttttttttttttttttacttgagTTTATTACTATTTtactacaaaagaaaaaatgtgTCATCCATAAACTTCCCCTCTAAGGCTTAGGGTGTATTTGTAAGTTGAAATTTGGAATGGAGGGAAGGGAAAGGGGAGGCTTATGAGAAGCCCTCCCCTTGTTTGAGAGTTTTTTAAGAAGGCGGTAAGAGTTTGAAGGTTTTTTAAGAAACCCTCCTAAACCCCTCCAAGACCCTCCTCTAGTTATTTTGTGGAGTTCGTCTAAATTGAAGGTTTTGGTGGAATTCTCTTCCCCTTACCTTCCTCTCAAAGCCTTCCCCTTCCCTCCCTCAAAAAGTCCCAAGCACACCATAAAGCTAAAAGCAAAATAATTAGAAACTAAGATAGGACTTGTTACTTTTGCTTTTGAGTTACTGTGCAATGCGAAGTGACTATATTGATATCTCAGGTTAAGACATGGAAGTGGGTACACCCTGTATCCTAGATCATCTTTCAACATTAATTGTACTGGTaaattgtttttatctttttctttcatctgc from Lotus japonicus ecotype B-129 chromosome 2, LjGifu_v1.2 includes:
- the LOC130740809 gene encoding peroxidase 10 → MECISYKHPFVFMLWLVLLSPLVSSQLYYNFYDTTCPNLTRIVRYNLLSAMSNDTRIAASLLRLHFHDCFVNGCDGSVLLDDTSTQKGEKNALPNKNSIRGFEVIDTIKSALEKACPSTVSCADILTLAAREAVYLSRGPFWSVPLGRRDGTTASESEANNLPSPFEPLENITAKFISKGLEKKDVAVLSGAHTFGFAQCFTFKPRLFDFGGSGKPDPALGSSLLQNLQKLCPNQEASDTNLVPLDSVTTSTFDNMYYRNLVNNSGLLQSDQALLGDNTTASLVANYSKWPVLFFRDFAVSIEKMGRIGVLTGQQGQIRKNCRAVN